The nucleotide window GCCTTCGTTCCATCGGCGGTGTTGTAGTTGCCCGTCGAGTTGAAGACCAGCGCGTTCACGCCAGTCGCGGTATTGAAGAAGCCCGAGCTGTTGCTTTGCAGAGCCGCCAATCCGGTGGCGGTGTTGTCGTGTCCGGTATTGTTGCCGAACAATGCTTGCCATCCAAGGGCAGTATTGTTTTTGCCGGTGGTATTGCTGTTGAGCGATTGAACTCCGTTCGCGGTATTGAGATTGCCGGTGGTGTTGTTTTGCAGAGCACCCGAACCGGTCGCGGTATTCTGCACGCCAGAAGTGGTGGCATTGAGCGCATTGGCGCCGATCGCGGTATCGTCAGTGCCAGTTGTGACGCTTGCTAGTGCGCCGTCGCCCAGTTTGGTGTTGGTCGAGAACGCCGACGCAATTCCGGCCCACGACAGCCCTATCACCAATGCGGTTATCGAAAACAGGAAAGTCTTAACTGTCTGGTTCCGCTTGTTCATGGATACCTTGCCTCAAAATGGTTGAGATATAGCGGCATCGCGCCTACTTATCGTTTGAGCGGCGCCGGACCGTCTTCGTTTCCTTTCGATGATGCGCCAACTGCTTTGATTTGCGCAAATCGACCCGGCGGCAATGAAGAGAACCCGGCGCGGGCAATCACGCGGCGCGAAAATAGAAGCAGGAGAGCCAACAGCGTCGCGACACTCAAAGGCGGCGCGATCAACGCGACATTTTCAGGCATTCGCGAGGGCGCGCATCGTGGCGGAATAATCGCGGGCGCTGGTCGCGGCGGGACCGATCGGAAACACGACTGGATGAGTCACGCCGGCGGCGCGAAATCGCGCGACGAAATCGCGGCCGGCCTGCGCGGGTCCGAACACCGCGATTTTGCGGCACGACTCTTCCTTGATTGCCGTGGGCGCGTCGTCGCGCTTGCCTTCCTTCCATAGCCGCCGCACTTCCTCGAACTCCGCCGACAACCCGTAGCGCGCGAACATCTTGTTGTAACTATCGACGAACGCGTAGCCGGCCAACTCGCGCCGGAACGAATCGACGGCCTTGTCTTCCTCCTCGGTGATGCACATGCGGATGTAGATGCCAACGTCGATTGCGGCGGGATCGCGGCCCGCGGCTTTGGCGCCGGCGTGAATATGCTGGACCATCGGCGCAATCGCATCCGGCGGCGAGTAGTTCATCAGGACGCCGTCGGCAATTTCGCCGGCGAGATGGAGCATCGGCGCATTCAGACCGGCGAGGTAGATTTTCGGCGGTCGCGGCGCGGTCGCGCGCATCCCGAGGCGGAAGTCGGATTTGTAAACCTCGCCCTCGAACTTCGAGCGCCCGTCGGTGAAGAGTTGGCGCATGATCGCGACGCACTCGCGCATCGCGGTGACCGGTTTTCTATACGATGCGCCGTGCCATCGCTCGACGATTACCGGACTCGAGACGCCGAGACCCGCAATCGCGCGTCCGCCCGAGAGTTCATTGATGGTGAGAAAGCCCATCGCCATCACGCCGGGCGTGCGAATCTGAATTGGCACGACGCCGGTTGCGAGTTCGGCTTTTTTGGTGTTGAGCGCGAGTGCGGCGAGGCTGACGAAAGCGTCGGGGCCGGAGACTTCGGCGATCCAGAGCGAGGTGTAGCCGAGTTGTTCGGCTTCGCTGACAATTGCGAGGCGATCGGCGAGCGGGGCGCCGAATATCGAGGTGTGCAGGCCGAGCTTTTTTTCTGATGGCATCGAAGTTTCCGCGCGACGAGATTTTCACGGATTGTGTAACTAATCGCGCATCGCCGCAAGGCAAGCCTGGCGCCGCGGTTTCTCGAATCGATTTAGGAGATGCGCTAGCGGATTCGCGGAGCGCTCAGCGCGCCGGTGATCTGATAGGCCTCGGGGGAACCCGGCGGATGCGGCGGCAGCAGCGCGGGCAAGAATCTAAACCGGTCCGCCCCGGCGGGCGTCGGCGTAAGGGTGAACTGCAACGCGAGGATGGTCGAATCGGCGTCGGGACCGATTTGAATGGTTCCGCTCGCGTCGAGGATCAGGTCGCCGCCCGCAGTCTTCAGACTCTCGATCGTCAGGACGCCCTGATCGAGTTTGAACTTTGCGACCGCGTTGGCGAGTCGAATCGGCGTGATGACCGTGCTGAGAAGCAGGCTTGATGCGCTGAGATCGCCGCGGCCGGTGTTCTTTTCAAAGTCGTCGCGCGAGATCCAGAATTCGCCGTTGCCCGAGAGGATTCCCGACGCGGTCACGCCGGGCAACTGGTAGAGATGCTGGCGCGAGATGTCCACCGTTTTGAGATCGAAGCTGAGCGCGGTGCCGCCGCCGCTCGGACGCGCGGTCACTTTGCCGACGCCGCCGTAGAGATCGGCGTTGACGTGGACGCCGAGATGAAGCATCAGCAGTGACAGGAACGATGGCGTCACCGATACGGCAGGGCTTTCGAAGACCGGCGCGCCCGACGTGGCCGAGGTGACGCGAACGTCGCTTAGCCGGGCGCCGAATGGAAAATCGAGGTGCTGATCGGCGATCGAGATCTGCATCGCCATCGGCGCGAGCAGGTTGGTCAAGGTCGCAGAGTAGGGGAAGGTCGCGATCACGAAAGCGAGGAACAGGACGACGCCAAAGAGCGCATAGCTCGAGCGGACGAGCCAGATTTGCGAAGATTGCGCCGGGACTTCGCGGCGCGAATCAAGCATTCCGGGCGAGCGCAATGCAGGTGAGGTCAACGTCGTAGGCGTGAGTATTTTCGCTGCGCCGCTGGATGCGCAGGGCGGAGATGCCGACCGGCTGCGACATCGATCCGATCGCGTAGAGCGCGCCCACCAGTTGCGCGAGGTCCACGTTCTGCAGTTTCAACTGCACGCTATGTTCGGTGAAGCCGTCGGTGAGCTTGCGATCGGAGCCGGGCGTGATCGAAGCGATCTTGTCGTGGCCAAGGCTGCTGGTGAGCGAGGCTTCGAGCACCGAAAAGAGCGAGAAGTCCCGGTTGTCGGGGACGGTGCGATGCTCGGCACTGGCGAGGTCGCCTTTGAGCGCCGCGTAGTTCGCGGCAAGGCGGCGGATACTCGAAAGATCGCGCTGGCGCTGCTCGATCTTGTCATTCAGACCGGCGCCGATACCAACGATCGGCAGGTAAACGACATTGTAGAGAATGAACGCGCCGAACAGTCCCGCGGCGATGCGGACCAGTAGTCGTTCGCGAGGCTCGAACTTCTGATAACGGCCACGCGCCTGACCAAGCAGCGGATCGATGCGCCGGGAGATTTGTCCCAGGTACGGCATGATCAGCGCAATCAGGCGCGCGCGCAATCGTTCGAGCCGCTCTCTAAACATGATCACTCCGCCGCCGGGCCGCTGTCCTTGAAGCTCGCGTCGAGCCGGAAATCGACTTTGTTCGGATCGGAACCGGCTTTCGCGTGGCTGACTTCGATCGCTCCGAAATATCCGCTCTTATCGAGCGCCTGCTTGGCGGAATCGACGGTTGCAAATGAATCAGCCTGGCCGGTGATGTGCACTGCGTTGCCGTCGATCTGCATGTCGTTGATTTCGACGGGAAATCGCGGCGGCAATGCCCCCGAGATCGCGGCCAGGGTCTCGAGCGGCGAATGCCGCGAGAGATTGCCGCCGATCAGGCGCAGGCGATGATTCATCTTCGCGATGCCGTCCCTCAGTTCGGTGCGCGCGTTGGCCGGATCGGCATGACCGAGCACGGGCGCGACGACTTTCTCGATTTCGGTGTTGATCAGGTTCAAGCGATGAAGGCGGGCCGAGACGCCGAGGGCGAAGTGCACGAGGATTGCGGCGAACAACACAGCGGCAAGAATTCCGGAAGTGTAGAAGGGCGTCAGATCGCCGCGAATGCGCCCGCGAAAAAGAAATTCGCCCTGGCGAAAATTGATCAGGTTGGCGGGCGCCGTCGGCAACTCGCTCGCGAGCATCGCAACGCATGACGAGAACTTTCCGGTATCGGGCGCCTGGCCTTCGAAGATCGGCGAGTAGTCCAAGTCGCCGCCGTCGCGCACCGCCAATGCGAGCGAATCGGCGAGCAGGCTTCGGAGTTGCGGCAGGGTGCCCGCGGCGCCGGCGAGAATAATGTCGGTCTGTTCGAGTTCGCCGCCGTGCGCGAGCAGCGTCTGGCGCAGACTGTTGAGAATCGAGGACGCCTCGTCGGACGAAACCGCAGTGCCGTCGGCCGTCATCAGGCCGCCGTGAATCGATCGTAGCGCGCGCGGTGTTCCGGACTCATCGACGAGGACCAGCGTGGTCGAGCAATCGTCGCCTTCGACGACCATGTGCGCAGTCGGAACTGCGCCGTTGCGCGCCCGCCCGATCAAAGCTGCGAGCGCGAGCGGCGCGAGCGTTACCATCTTCGGATCGAGGCCTGCCTTGGCGAGCAAATCGATATGCTGTTGCAGATCGGTCTTGCGGACCATCGCAGCCATCACCAGCGAGTGGCCGTCGCGCTGCCCGACGCGCGAAAAGGCGACGGCGCCATTATCGACGGGAAACGGAAGATGCTCTTCGAGCGCAAACGGAACCACCTGATGCAGACGGCGTCCGTCCTTGAACGGCAATTCGAGCAGGCGCTTGGCGACCTGATCCGACGGCAGCGCCGAGATCACGATATCGATCTCGCCGGCCTCGACCGCGAGCCGCGACAGCGCGCCGCTCAGATCGGGCTCGTCGGGCGCGCGTTCCTTCTCGAACACGCCGGTGAGCTGAAAGGAATTCCAGGAGCGCTCCGCCGAGGCGGCGCGCACCCGATCTCCGATCAATTGCAGCGCGAGGATTCGTTGAGCCACGATATTTTATGCGATGCCGATCCCTATCATCCTAGTCTTCATTCCAGGTTGCGAGGGTGCCGGTGCCATTCTGTTCGCGATGAAAGGTCGCCGAAACGGTCTTGCGCGCGCCGGCGAAAATTCCCATTCCACGGATCGTGAAGAACTGGCTGCGCGTGGTGATGTCCTGCGTAAGGCGCGTGCCGATGGTGCCGACGCTTGGCAGATTGGCGACGTCGGTGACCTTTGTAAAGGGTTGGACCAGGCGCACCGCCATGATCTGTTCGACGATTTTCGGATCCTCCATCAATTCCGGCTCGAGCGATGCTAGCACCTGTGGCGAAGCAGTGTTGGCGTTTACCTGCAACTCGGGCATCACGGTAAGAAATGGCGCGATCCGGTTGTAAACCGCCTCGCTGACGCCGCGAACCATCCTGAGGTCGCCAAGGGTAGGCATCGGGCCGTTGCGGGGTTGGTAGGGTGGCCTCAGCGAAAGATAGTAGTTCGCTTCGGCGCCGCCCGGCGAATCCGTCTCGTCGGGATCGGTCCAATCGAGGATCGCGGGGACGAGATCGGGACTGACTCCGAGGATAGTGAACAGGCGCATGAGGCGCTGGACTGCGGCGGCGTTCGGCACGCCCTTGTTGGGATCGATGAGCGAGTTGATTGCCAGCTTGCGGGCTTCATCGACGACCGACAGGCTGACGACGCCGCCCTCGAGCGGCATCGGCGGGAAAGGCATCGCCCAGCGGTCGAGCAGCGAGTCGGCGGGCGATTCGGTCTGGGTTTGCGCGCGCGCATCTGCGGCGAGTAGCGCGATACCGACACTGATTCCCGAGCGCGCGAGATAGTAGGCGCGGAGTTCATTGGCCTGATTCGCCGCGGACACGTAGCCGAGACCCGCGGACATCGCGAAGTCCACCACCAGCATGGTCATCAGCGCGATGCCGAGCAGCACGGCGAGCAGCGCGATGCCGCGTTCGTTTTTTTTGAGCCGCGTCACCATTGCGTGATTCCCATCGGCACGGTGACCTGCGTCGCAAAATCCATCGTGCCGCCGCCGGTCGAGGCCATCTTGAGTTGCAGCGCGACCGCGATTGGCAACTGGCGGCCGCGCGGGAGGCTCGAGGAATCCCAGCTTTCGCTCCATCGCTGGCCGTCGAAGTACCGAATATGGAGCGAGAGCAGATTCTCCGCGATCGTGAAATAAACCGGGCGGCCCGGCGAAAACAGCAATCCGCTCTGCTGGGATCGTTGCAGCATGTACCAGCCGGTGTGCGCGGGATTGGGCACGATGTTGTAGCTGATTAGCGCTTCGGCGCTGCCGCCGGTGAGCGATCGTCCGTGTCCGGCGTCGAGCGTGCAGAGCGAAATCGTGTCGATCGGACCGTTGTTGCCGAAGCGGCCCAGGCCGATCACCAGCACATGACTCAATGCGACCGGCGTCTGCACCGCGCCGCGAATTTCATTGGTCATTTGCCAGAGCATCGAGCGTCCTTCGCGGTTCGCGTCGAGGCGGCCCTCGGCGTGGACCTTGCTGTGCGCGACGACGTTGAAGGAACTGGCGAGCATCGAGAGGATCAGGCCGAGCACGCCGATCGCGAGCATCATCTCGATCAGCGTGAATCCGCGGGACGTGGCGATGAGCCGGTTACGCGCGGATTTCATGGCTGGTTCTGAGCCTCGGGCGGCATCGGCGAATGCAAAAATTCGGTGAGCGAAAAGCTGCGCCCCAGTTTCGGCCCGTAGTACACGAACACCGTCACTTTGCGGACGTCGGGAAACATCCCGGACGCCGAGACGATTCGTTGCCACCGGTAGTTTCGATACTTGCCGGGAAAGAGCGATTCGAAGTTGCCGCTGGTTCGGCCGATAACCGGGAAGCGGTCGAATTCGGCTTGCGTGATGACGGTCTGCGCGAGCATCGCGGCTTGCGTCATGTCCTGCGAGCGAATGACGGATTGGAGTCCCTGATGCTGCAAGCTCAGCAGGCCCATCAGCGAGACGCCGAGGATCGCCATCGCGAACATCACTTCGATCAAGGTGAAGCCGGCAGCGCGATCGCGGCGCGCTTTCATCGATACATACCGCGCGGCATCACGTCGCCCCGCGCAATCACGACTTTGCCGGTGAGCGGCGTGAACATCAGGGTCATCACGTTGCCGGAGGAATCCTGGAGATGGACGATCGTCGCGTTCACGTACCCCTCCGGATAGAAATTGGTGGAGATGACGCCGCGCTTGACGGTGCCGATACCTTCGACGGTGACGTCGCGAATCTGGACCTCGGGCGGCAGTATGACAGGCCTGCCGGTGGGCGATTGGTCGGGCTGAAACACCGGGCGAATCGCGTAAGGATCGAGCCGCGCGACGGCATACGCATTCATGTCGAGATTAAAGGTCAAGCGCAGGACGACTTTGTGACCGGCGGCCTGGTCGTACATGAAGGTCGCCCGTCCCGCCAGGCGGCGGGCCTGGCTGCGCAGCGCGGCTTGCTTAAATCCGCCGAGATACGGCATCACCAGCGAGAGCATCAGGCCCATGATGAAGATGACGACGGCGAGTTCGAGCAGCGTGAAGCCGGGACTTGCAGATCGCGCCGACGAGCGCGCGCGCATGATGCGAGTGGTGTGCCGGGGTGAACGCGGCGAAAAAATCATAGCCTCGTCACGATCGACTGGCGTCTATGTCGTCGGCGCTTTCGGTCCCGTCCGGACCGTAGGATTTGAGTACGTACGCGCTGCCGTCGCTCTGATAGAAATAGGCGCCGCCCCACGGATCCTTGGTCATTCGCTCGATATAACCGCCGCTCTCGTAGTTGGCGGGAATGCGGCCGCTGGAGGGCGGAGTGACGAGGGCGCTCAGGCCCTGGTCGGTGCTCGGATAGGTGCCATTGTCGAGGTAGTAGCGATCGAGCGCGGTCTTGTACTCGGCGAGGTCGGCCTGGGCCTTGACGCGTTTGGCCTTGTCGGCGGCGCCGCGCAGACTCTGCACGACGATCGTCGCGAGCAACCCGAGGATCAGGATGACCACCATGATTTCAATCAGGGTGAAACCGTCCTGATTGTACCTGCGTGACTTCATCGCGAATCCTCCCCCTTGGTTGTTCATTGCATCAACTGATTGAGCTGGAAGATCGGCATCAGCACCGCCAGCATCATGAATACGATAACAGCCGCCATCGCGACGGTCATCAAGGGTTCCAGCACGGTGGTCATCTGGCTGAGCGAATGAGAGACCTCGCGCTCATAATTGTCGGCCACGCGCTCGAGCATCCGCTCGAGGTCGCCGGAGCGCTCGCCGACGCGAATCATCTCGATCAGCAGCGGCGGGAAGATCCCGCTGGCCGAGAGCGTCTGCCCCATGCCGCTGCCTTCGCGGATGCTTTCGCGGCTTTTTTCGATCGCGTCCTTGAGCAGCCCGTTGGTGACGACGCCTTTGACCGCGTTGAGCGCGGGCAATAACTGAACGCCGCTGGAGAGCAGCGTCGCGAGCGTGCGGGCGAAGCGCGCGCAGATGACGCGGATCACCGTCGGACCGATATACGGCAAGCGGAGGATCGCGGTGTCGTAAATTCTGCGTCCGCGCGGAGTCGCAAGGCCGGCTATGATCCCCGCCACGATCGCGATGATCAGCAACAGGATGGGCAGGTAGTAAGTGGTGAGTATCGCCGACAGCGATATCAGGATCTTGGTCGCAAGCGGCAGCGCGGCGTGCTGTTGCTCGAAGACGGTCGCCACTTGCGGTACCACGTAAGCCACCAGGAAGCCCATGATTGCGGTGCCGACGCACATCATGATGATCGGGTAGGTCAGCGCGCCGCGAACCTTGGTGACAAATTCAGATTGGCGCTCGCTGTACTCGGCGAGGCGATCGAGCACGGCTTCCAGCGCGGCGGCTTGTTCGCCCGCGCGGACCATCCCGATGTAGAGCTCGGAGAAGGTGTCGCGATGAGCCATCAGCGCGTCGGCCAGCGACGATCCTTCGCGGACGCGCTCCCGCACCTGGGACAGCATCCGCTTGGTCGCGGCGCGAGTCGATTGATCGCTAAGCACCCCGAGCGCATCGACCAGTTGCACGCCCGCGCCGAGCAGCGCGCTCAATTGGCGCGTGAGCAGCGCGAGTTCCGCCCCTGGCATCGGGCGGCGCCACAGCGAGGGGAACCATTCGCGGACCGCGGTCGCGCGTTCGGCGGCGCCGGCTTCCTCGTTCAGCACGGTGGGGAAAATTCCCGAGGCGCGGAGTTTGCCGCGCGCGGTGCGCGCGCTGTCGGCGTCGATTACGCCGCTGACGTTGTGGCCATCGCCGGCCAGTCCGCGGTATGCGAATACGGGCATCGTGAAAATTCGGCGCCAGAGCTAGCCGATGTCTTCCTGCGTGACCCGGAGCAACTCCTGGATCGAAGTCTCGCCGAGCAGCACGCGCGCCGCGCCGTCCTGGCGCAGCAGCTTCATGCCGCGCGCGGTGCAATGGCGCCGCAGCGTGGCCGCGTCGGCGTTTTTCATGACGAGCGCGCGAATCTCGTCGTCCATGATCATCAGTTCCTGGACCGCCATGCGGCCGCGATAGCCGGTGTTGCGGCAATTGCGGCATCCCTTGGGCCGGCTGACTTTGCCGGTCAGCGTTTCCGGCTT belongs to Candidatus Binatus sp. and includes:
- the gspG gene encoding type II secretion system major pseudopilin GspG, which produces MKSRRYNQDGFTLIEIMVVILILGLLATIVVQSLRGAADKAKRVKAQADLAEYKTALDRYYLDNGTYPSTDQGLSALVTPPSSGRIPANYESGGYIERMTKDPWGGAYFYQSDGSAYVLKSYGPDGTESADDIDASRS
- the gspM gene encoding type II secretion system protein GspM; its protein translation is MFRERLERLRARLIALIMPYLGQISRRIDPLLGQARGRYQKFEPRERLLVRIAAGLFGAFILYNVVYLPIVGIGAGLNDKIEQRQRDLSSIRRLAANYAALKGDLASAEHRTVPDNRDFSLFSVLEASLTSSLGHDKIASITPGSDRKLTDGFTEHSVQLKLQNVDLAQLVGALYAIGSMSQPVGISALRIQRRSENTHAYDVDLTCIALARNA
- the gspK gene encoding type II secretion system minor pseudopilin GspK translates to MVTRLKKNERGIALLAVLLGIALMTMLVVDFAMSAGLGYVSAANQANELRAYYLARSGISVGIALLAADARAQTQTESPADSLLDRWAMPFPPMPLEGGVVSLSVVDEARKLAINSLIDPNKGVPNAAAVQRLMRLFTILGVSPDLVPAILDWTDPDETDSPGGAEANYYLSLRPPYQPRNGPMPTLGDLRMVRGVSEAVYNRIAPFLTVMPELQVNANTASPQVLASLEPELMEDPKIVEQIMAVRLVQPFTKVTDVANLPSVGTIGTRLTQDITTRSQFFTIRGMGIFAGARKTVSATFHREQNGTGTLATWNED
- a CDS encoding prepilin-type N-terminal cleavage/methylation domain-containing protein, with product MRARSSARSASPGFTLLELAVVIFIMGLMLSLVMPYLGGFKQAALRSQARRLAGRATFMYDQAAGHKVVLRLTFNLDMNAYAVARLDPYAIRPVFQPDQSPTGRPVILPPEVQIRDVTVEGIGTVKRGVISTNFYPEGYVNATIVHLQDSSGNVMTLMFTPLTGKVVIARGDVMPRGMYR
- a CDS encoding prepilin-type N-terminal cleavage/methylation domain-containing protein, translating into MKARRDRAAGFTLIEVMFAMAILGVSLMGLLSLQHQGLQSVIRSQDMTQAAMLAQTVITQAEFDRFPVIGRTSGNFESLFPGKYRNYRWQRIVSASGMFPDVRKVTVFVYYGPKLGRSFSLTEFLHSPMPPEAQNQP
- the gspL gene encoding type II secretion system protein GspL; translated protein: MAQRILALQLIGDRVRAASAERSWNSFQLTGVFEKERAPDEPDLSGALSRLAVEAGEIDIVISALPSDQVAKRLLELPFKDGRRLHQVVPFALEEHLPFPVDNGAVAFSRVGQRDGHSLVMAAMVRKTDLQQHIDLLAKAGLDPKMVTLAPLALAALIGRARNGAVPTAHMVVEGDDCSTTLVLVDESGTPRALRSIHGGLMTADGTAVSSDEASSILNSLRQTLLAHGGELEQTDIILAGAAGTLPQLRSLLADSLALAVRDGGDLDYSPIFEGQAPDTGKFSSCVAMLASELPTAPANLINFRQGEFLFRGRIRGDLTPFYTSGILAAVLFAAILVHFALGVSARLHRLNLINTEIEKVVAPVLGHADPANARTELRDGIAKMNHRLRLIGGNLSRHSPLETLAAISGALPPRFPVEINDMQIDGNAVHITGQADSFATVDSAKQALDKSGYFGAIEVSHAKAGSDPNKVDFRLDASFKDSGPAAE
- a CDS encoding LLM class flavin-dependent oxidoreductase — translated: MPSEKKLGLHTSIFGAPLADRLAIVSEAEQLGYTSLWIAEVSGPDAFVSLAALALNTKKAELATGVVPIQIRTPGVMAMGFLTINELSGGRAIAGLGVSSPVIVERWHGASYRKPVTAMRECVAIMRQLFTDGRSKFEGEVYKSDFRLGMRATAPRPPKIYLAGLNAPMLHLAGEIADGVLMNYSPPDAIAPMVQHIHAGAKAAGRDPAAIDVGIYIRMCITEEEDKAVDSFRRELAGYAFVDSYNKMFARYGLSAEFEEVRRLWKEGKRDDAPTAIKEESCRKIAVFGPAQAGRDFVARFRAAGVTHPVVFPIGPAATSARDYSATMRALANA
- the gspN gene encoding type II secretion system protein GspN — encoded protein: MLDSRREVPAQSSQIWLVRSSYALFGVVLFLAFVIATFPYSATLTNLLAPMAMQISIADQHLDFPFGARLSDVRVTSATSGAPVFESPAVSVTPSFLSLLMLHLGVHVNADLYGGVGKVTARPSGGGTALSFDLKTVDISRQHLYQLPGVTASGILSGNGEFWISRDDFEKNTGRGDLSASSLLLSTVITPIRLANAVAKFKLDQGVLTIESLKTAGGDLILDASGTIQIGPDADSTILALQFTLTPTPAGADRFRFLPALLPPHPPGSPEAYQITGALSAPRIR
- the gspF gene encoding type II secretion system inner membrane protein GspF; the encoded protein is MPVFAYRGLAGDGHNVSGVIDADSARTARGKLRASGIFPTVLNEEAGAAERATAVREWFPSLWRRPMPGAELALLTRQLSALLGAGVQLVDALGVLSDQSTRAATKRMLSQVRERVREGSSLADALMAHRDTFSELYIGMVRAGEQAAALEAVLDRLAEYSERQSEFVTKVRGALTYPIIMMCVGTAIMGFLVAYVVPQVATVFEQQHAALPLATKILISLSAILTTYYLPILLLIIAIVAGIIAGLATPRGRRIYDTAILRLPYIGPTVIRVICARFARTLATLLSSGVQLLPALNAVKGVVTNGLLKDAIEKSRESIREGSGMGQTLSASGIFPPLLIEMIRVGERSGDLERMLERVADNYEREVSHSLSQMTTVLEPLMTVAMAAVIVFMMLAVLMPIFQLNQLMQ
- a CDS encoding prepilin-type N-terminal cleavage/methylation domain-containing protein, encoding MKSARNRLIATSRGFTLIEMMLAIGVLGLILSMLASSFNVVAHSKVHAEGRLDANREGRSMLWQMTNEIRGAVQTPVALSHVLVIGLGRFGNNGPIDTISLCTLDAGHGRSLTGGSAEALISYNIVPNPAHTGWYMLQRSQQSGLLFSPGRPVYFTIAENLLSLHIRYFDGQRWSESWDSSSLPRGRQLPIAVALQLKMASTGGGTMDFATQVTVPMGITQW